The genomic stretch CGGCATCGCCGTCACCGCCGGAGCTGTGGGTGACTTCCGCCTGTATCCCAATGCCCAGCTGCAGCGATGGGCACGCGGCGAGAGCAACGACCTGACCGGTGCCCGGGGCGATATCTACGGACTGGTCGCCTTTAGCCTGCCCGACATCACCTTTGGGGCGCGCCTTTCGGCGGGAAGCGAGCAGAGCGAGATTGCCATCGGGGCGCGTCTGCGCGTGCTGCGCGTATTCTACACCCACTATTATGCCGACCAGACCGACCTGTCCTCGGGCAACGCGGGAAGCCGTGCGGTCGAGCTGGGCGCAGCCGATTATCTGGACAAGCGCGGCACCGGCGTCGATGTGGGTATCATCTGGAAGCCCAACAAGGAGCTCCCGCTCACCTACGCGCTGGTGGTCGAGAACTTTATCGAGCCGAACATCGAATTCCCCTACACCGCGCCGAACACGAACGCGCCACAGACCACCATCAAACCGCTGAAGCGCGCGCTCCACGCGGGCGTCGCCCTGGAGGACCCGCTGGGCATTACCTACGTGGCGGACTGGGTGGATATCACCAACAGCCTTGGTAAAGGCGAACTGCGTTTCGGAGCGGAGAAGCGGCTCGGCGGAGGACTGGCCATTCGGGCGGGCTACGGCAGCAAGAGCGGCTGGGCTATCGGCGGAGAAGTCTTCGGCATCAACATCGCCTTCGCGCAGAAGTTCCCACTGCAGGTGTCCCGTTCGTTTGCGTTCTGACGTGTTCTCACACCGCCGACGTATCCGCAGGGGCTGACCAACGGCCAGCCCCTATCTCCATTTTCTGGGAGTGTGTTCGCCAAACCGCCTCAAGGCTTATTCTAGCGACTACAGAGACGCTTTCCTGTCATGCTGAACGCAGTGAAGCATCTCTGAGATTCTTCGCTTCGCTCAGAATGACAGATGATGTCGCTTTATATCGCCAACACGGTTGCAACAGCCTGACCCCTACCATTTATCGAACACTTCCTAAATCAGGGCAGCTTCAGGCTCTTGAGAGGCGAGGAAGCGCGACCGCGAGTCAGTGCCCGGTCCCGCGTCTGCTTCTGGGTCTATGCCGCGCAACATCAGCCCCTGACCTCGGGAAAGATGGGTCAGCACGGTCGGGTGGTCGGTGGGGTCGCGCATCTGGATGAGCAGGGTCGTGCGCGCTTCCTGGGTCGTGTTGACGCCAGAGCCATGAATGGTCAGGTAGCTGAACACGATTACGTCGCCCGCCTCTGCTGGCACGGGAACCGCCTTATCCAGCGGATACTGTTGCACCGGCAGATGCCAGCCCCCCTGTGGGTCATGCTCCAATGGCCCCAGCTTGTGGCTGCCCGGCACGATGCAAACGCACCCCTTCTCGATGGGCGCGTCGTCGAAATGTACAATGGCTGCCAGCATGGTGTGTTTTTCGTGGGGGAAGTAGGGGTAGTCCTGGTGCATTGGGAAGGGCGCGCCTTTCTCCGGCGGCTTGATGAAGAGCTTGGTGTGATGCAGCTGGATGTTCTCGCCGATGAGGTCGGCGATGCGGTCGGTCAAACGCGAGTCCAGCATCAGTCGCGCGAACGCCGCGCTGTGGTACTGCGCGTTATGGCAGTGCAGCAACTGGGTGGGGAGACTGGTAACTTCACGCGCACTGCCCCATGCGGCGTTGATCCCGTTTTCCGAGTACACCTGCGCCAGCCGATGGATGAGCGCGTGCGCCTCGTCGCGCAGATACTGCGCCTCCTCGCGAGTGAATACCGATTTCAGTAACAGGTAGCCGTTTTCGCGGTAGAACTGCACCTGTTCGGGCGTGAGCGCGTACAGCTTCTTGCCGGTCAACATGACAAGTCCCCTCGACGTGTTT from Bacillota bacterium encodes the following:
- a CDS encoding phytanoyl-CoA dioxygenase family protein; this encodes MLTGKKLYALTPEQVQFYRENGYLLLKSVFTREEAQYLRDEAHALIHRLAQVYSENGINAAWGSAREVTSLPTQLLHCHNAQYHSAAFARLMLDSRLTDRIADLIGENIQLHHTKLFIKPPEKGAPFPMHQDYPYFPHEKHTMLAAIVHFDDAPIEKGCVCIVPGSHKLGPLEHDPQGGWHLPVQQYPLDKAVPVPAEAGDVIVFSYLTIHGSGVNTTQEARTTLLIQMRDPTDHPTVLTHLSRGQGLMLRGIDPEADAGPGTDSRSRFLASQEPEAALI